A single window of Pseudomonas benzenivorans DNA harbors:
- the dnaA gene encoding chromosomal replication initiator protein DnaA has protein sequence MSVELWQQCVELLRDELPAQQFNTWIRPLQVEAEGDELRVYAPNRFVLDWVNEKYLSRLLELLAERTNGLVPALSLLIGSKRSAASRVAAGTTSARVAPSIGAASQPAVSASPVEQPSRSKFDSMAQSSPAPQPARSERTVQVEGALKHTSYLNRTFTFDNFVEGKSNQLARAAAWQVADNPKHGYNPLFLYGGVGLGKTHLMHAVGNHLLQKNPNAKVVYLHSERFVADMVKALQLNAINEFKRFYRSVDALLIDDIQFFAKKERSQEEFFHTFNALLEGGQQVILTSDRYPKEIEGLEERLKSRFGWGLTVAVEPPELETRVAILMKKADQAKIDLPHDAAFFIAQRIRSNVRELEGALKRVIAHSHFMGRDITIELIRESLKDLLALQDKLVSIDNIQRTVAEYYKIKISDLLSKRRSRSVARPRQVAMALSKELTNHSLPEIGDAFGGRDHTTVLHACRKIAELRESDADIREDYKNLLRTLTT, from the coding sequence GTGTCCGTGGAACTTTGGCAGCAGTGCGTGGAGCTTCTGCGCGATGAACTGCCTGCTCAGCAATTCAACACCTGGATCCGTCCACTGCAGGTCGAAGCCGAAGGCGACGAGCTTCGTGTCTATGCGCCCAACCGTTTCGTTCTCGATTGGGTCAACGAAAAGTACCTGAGCCGCCTGCTGGAGCTGTTGGCCGAGAGGACCAACGGTCTGGTCCCGGCGCTGTCCTTATTGATAGGCAGCAAGCGTTCGGCGGCCTCGCGCGTCGCAGCCGGCACCACCAGCGCTCGGGTCGCGCCCAGCATCGGGGCTGCCAGCCAGCCAGCGGTCAGCGCGTCGCCAGTCGAGCAGCCGTCGCGCTCGAAGTTCGACAGCATGGCGCAATCGTCCCCCGCCCCGCAGCCAGCACGCAGCGAGCGCACGGTGCAGGTGGAGGGCGCGCTCAAGCACACCAGCTACCTGAACCGGACCTTCACCTTCGACAATTTCGTCGAGGGTAAGTCCAACCAGTTGGCCCGCGCGGCCGCTTGGCAGGTCGCGGACAACCCCAAGCATGGTTACAACCCGCTGTTCCTCTATGGAGGTGTCGGCTTGGGCAAGACGCACCTGATGCACGCGGTAGGCAACCACCTGTTGCAGAAGAACCCCAATGCCAAGGTGGTCTACCTGCATTCGGAGCGGTTCGTCGCCGACATGGTCAAGGCGCTGCAGCTCAACGCGATCAACGAGTTCAAGCGTTTCTACCGCTCGGTGGATGCGCTGTTGATCGACGATATCCAGTTCTTCGCCAAGAAGGAGCGCTCCCAGGAGGAGTTTTTCCACACCTTCAACGCGCTGCTCGAGGGCGGTCAGCAGGTGATCCTCACCAGTGACCGCTACCCGAAGGAGATCGAGGGCCTGGAAGAGCGCCTGAAGTCCCGTTTCGGCTGGGGCCTTACGGTGGCGGTGGAGCCGCCGGAGCTGGAGACCCGGGTGGCGATCCTGATGAAGAAGGCCGACCAGGCCAAGATCGATCTGCCCCATGACGCGGCGTTCTTCATCGCCCAGCGGATCCGCTCCAACGTGCGCGAGCTCGAAGGTGCGCTGAAGCGGGTGATCGCCCATTCGCACTTCATGGGCCGGGATATCACCATCGAGTTGATTCGCGAGTCGCTGAAGGACCTGTTGGCGCTGCAGGACAAGCTGGTCAGCATCGACAATATCCAGCGCACGGTCGCCGAGTACTACAAGATCAAGATTTCCGACCTGCTGTCCAAGCGGCGCTCCCGTTCGGTGGCCCGCCCGCGACAGGTCGCGATGGCGCTGTCCAAGGAGCTGACCAACCACAGCCTGCCGGAGATCGGCGACGCCTTTGGCGGCCGCGACCATACGACGGTATTGCATGCATGCCGTAAGATTGCTGAACTTAGGGAATCCGACGCGGACATCCGCGAGGACTACAAGAATCTCCTGCGTACACTGACCACTTAA
- the dnaN gene encoding DNA polymerase III subunit beta — protein sequence MHFTIQREALLKPLQLVAGVVERRQTLPVLSNVLLVVEGQQLSLTGTDLEVELVGRVTLEDAAEPGEITVPARKLMDICKSLPSDALIDIRVDEQKLLVKAGRSRFTLSTLPANDFPTVEESPGSLTFSLVQSKLRRLIERTSFAMAQQDVRYYLNGMLLEVQSGVLRAVATDGHRLAMCSMAAAIEQDGRHQVIVPRKGILELARLLTEQDGEVAIVLGQNHIRATTGEFTFTSKLVDGKFPDYERVLPRGGDKLVVADRQGLREAFSRTAILSNEKYRGIRLQLAAGLLKIQANNPEQEEAEEEIAVDYNGSALEIGFNVSYLLDVLGVMTTEQVRLILSDANSSALVQEADNDDSSYVVMPMRL from the coding sequence ATGCATTTCACCATTCAACGCGAAGCCCTGTTGAAACCGCTGCAACTGGTCGCCGGCGTCGTGGAACGTCGCCAGACCTTGCCGGTGCTTTCCAATGTGCTGCTGGTGGTCGAAGGCCAGCAACTGTCGCTCACCGGTACCGACCTGGAAGTCGAGCTGGTCGGTCGAGTCACGCTGGAAGATGCGGCCGAGCCGGGCGAGATCACCGTGCCTGCGCGCAAACTGATGGATATCTGCAAGAGCCTGCCGAGCGATGCGCTTATCGATATTCGCGTCGATGAGCAGAAGTTGCTGGTCAAGGCCGGGCGTAGCCGTTTCACCCTGTCGACCCTGCCGGCCAATGATTTTCCCACCGTCGAGGAAAGCCCCGGTTCGCTGACCTTCAGCCTGGTGCAGAGCAAACTGCGTCGTTTGATCGAGCGCACCAGCTTCGCCATGGCGCAACAGGACGTGCGTTATTACCTCAACGGCATGCTCCTGGAGGTGCAGAGTGGCGTGTTGCGCGCCGTCGCCACCGACGGTCATCGCCTGGCCATGTGCTCGATGGCGGCTGCCATCGAGCAGGACGGCAGACACCAGGTGATCGTGCCGCGCAAGGGCATCCTGGAGTTGGCGCGCCTGCTCACCGAGCAGGATGGCGAGGTTGCCATCGTCCTTGGTCAGAATCATATCCGTGCGACCACCGGCGAGTTCACCTTCACCTCCAAGCTGGTCGACGGCAAGTTCCCGGACTACGAGCGCGTGCTGCCGCGTGGTGGCGACAAGTTGGTGGTGGCCGATCGTCAGGGCCTGCGGGAAGCCTTCAGCCGCACCGCCATTCTGTCCAACGAGAAATATCGCGGGATCCGTCTGCAGCTGGCGGCGGGCCTGCTGAAGATCCAGGCGAATAACCCGGAGCAGGAAGAGGCGGAGGAAGAAATCGCCGTCGACTACAACGGCAGCGCCCTGGAGATCGGTTTCAACGTCAGCTACCTGCTCGATGTGCTGGGCGTGATGACCACCGAGCAGGTGCGTCTGATCCTCTCTGATGCCAATAGCAGCGCGCTGGTT